The following is a genomic window from Rhodoferax sp. PAMC 29310.
TGACAGCTACTCGGCACGAATCCAAGTTTTGGTGGACGGGCGCTCAACCTATTCACCATTTCTTTTTGGCGGCGTCGGTCCAGGTTTGCAGGCGGTGGCGTTGCAGGACATTGAGCGCATCGAGGTTCTGCGGGGTTCCAATTCCGCGGCCTATGGTGCGCGGGCGATGTTGGGGGTGATCAACATCGTGACTCGGCACACTTTGGACACCCAGGGTGCGCAAGCGTCCGTCGGGGCGGGGGAAAACGGTGTTCGTGACGTTCAAGCCCGCATCGGCTGGGGCACAGCCCAAGCCAGCTATCGTCTGACGGTTGACCGTCGGGCGGATGAGGGGTTGGCAGGCTCCAACGGACACAACGCAATCAGCCGGGTGAACCTGAGAGCTGATCTAAGAGCCTCAGCTCAAGATGAGTTTCAATTCAGGGCGGGCACCTTGTCAATTGACGCTGGCAAAGGATTTGCCGGACGTGCCAATGATCCGCGTCGCGACCGCTATTTCGGCTCCGGGTTTGCGCAGCTTGACTGGCGCCGAACGCTGAATAAAAACGAAGATGTGGCGCTGACGGTATCTCACACGGAAGAGTCCCACCGGGATAATTTCCTCTTGTCGCTTCAGCCCTATGGGTACAGCAGCAACGTGGTCGTTGACTTTGGCGGGCGTGCCACCAACGATTCATTGATGGTGCAGCACACTTGGCGTGCCAGCCCCGCTTGGAGCTTTGTGTGGGGGGGCGAGTTGCGACGTGAAGAAGTCGAGTCCAAGCCACTCTATGGCACGGGCACCCCTTTTGTGACCAATTTCACTCGACTGTTCGGAAACGCGGAATGGAAGTTTCTGGACGACTTTGTTCTGAACTCTGGCGCCATGCTGGAATACAGCTCAGCAAGCGAGGAGACGTTTGCGCCTCGGGTTATGTTGAACTGGCATTTGGCGCCGGGTCATACCCTGCGTGCCGGAATATCCAAGGCCTACCGCCCACCCAGCACCTATGAGAAATTCGGCAACACCCGCTACTACTTCAGTGGTCAAACCTTGGCGGTGATCACGGCGTCACGGGGAAACATCGACGCAGAGAGCCTGGTGACCCGCGAATTGGGATATCTGGCGAGCTTGCCTCGCCTTGGACTGGAGCTTGATGTGCGCGCCTTTGAGGAGCGTATCAGGGGCTTTGTCCGGCAGGTGTCCTACTCCTTGCCCGCCGGCTCCTCGCTGCTCAACACTAAAGCACTGGACTATGTCAATAGCGAGGATTTCACCATTCAGGGAGTCGAATACCAGCTTGGCTGGCGTCCTTGGCGCGACGCGAAACTTGTTCTGGGGCAAGCCTTTACAGATGTTCGCTCCAGGGACCCAGGCTCTGCCAAGGCGGCTCCACAAAGTGCGACGACGTTGATGCTGACGCAGCGCCTTTCGGGGGGCATCGATCTGAGTTTGATGCATCAGAACAGCAGCACGGTGACGCCACAGGGCGCCGGAATTGCCAGTGCCCGCGCGATGATGCGAACTGACCTGCGCTTGGGAATTCCCATGCGTTGGGGCCGCCAGAAAGGCGAAGTTGCATTGGTCGTTCAAAACCTGGGGTTACCTTTCATGGAGTTTGACAATCTTTTTCGCTTTGAGCGGCGCGCTTTTGTCACGCTGCGCATAGAGAACTAAGCTCAACTCAAAACAGATGGGCCGCCACCTTCTTCACCTTGTCCTCTGGCTGAGCTGGCTGCTCAGCGGGAGTGCGGGTGCTGCAACCAGCCTGCTCATTGTGAGCAGCGAACGCAGTGCGGCCTATGTTGAGACTGCGGAGTCGCTGATCGTGGAGTTGGAGCGAGGCGGGATTGCGCGCAATGAGGTGCACCAGATAACGGTGAATGAATTGACGGACTGGGGTGACCGATCTCCTAGATTGATCGTCACGCTGGGTTTTGAGGCATCTCTGGCCTTGGCAATGTCCGATATCCGTACACCGATTCTTTCCGCTTTGCTGCCGCGAAGCAGTTTTGAGCGGATTCTTCGCTCCAGTAGTCGCAAAGTGTCCTCCCAGTTTTCAGCGATCTATCTCGACCAACCCCTGAGCCGCCAATTGGAGTTGATTCGCCAAGCCTTGCCATCGGCGAGGCGGCTTGGCGTTTTGTGGGGACCTGATTCACAGACACAGGCGCCATCACTGCGGGCTTTGACGCAGTCTGCAGGTTTTCAGTTGACGGAATCGGTCGTCGCCCCTGAGGAGCCCCTGTTTCCCGCTTTAAAGCGGGTGCTGGATGAGGCCGATGTGTTGTTGGCGTTCGCAGACCCGGTTGTGTTTAACGGCAACACGGTTCAGAACATACTGCTGGCGTCATTCCGGGCACGAG
Proteins encoded in this region:
- a CDS encoding TonB-dependent siderophore receptor produces the protein MNRSVFLSIVLGWAGSVCAQMPDALSEKDFFTEMPIVLSVSRLPQRLDDTPGAVTILDRDMIRLSGARDVADLLRLVPGFQTSSSFETGAPVASYHGGFDSYSARIQVLVDGRSTYSPFLFGGVGPGLQAVALQDIERIEVLRGSNSAAYGARAMLGVINIVTRHTLDTQGAQASVGAGENGVRDVQARIGWGTAQASYRLTVDRRADEGLAGSNGHNAISRVNLRADLRASAQDEFQFRAGTLSIDAGKGFAGRANDPRRDRYFGSGFAQLDWRRTLNKNEDVALTVSHTEESHRDNFLLSLQPYGYSSNVVVDFGGRATNDSLMVQHTWRASPAWSFVWGGELRREEVESKPLYGTGTPFVTNFTRLFGNAEWKFLDDFVLNSGAMLEYSSASEETFAPRVMLNWHLAPGHTLRAGISKAYRPPSTYEKFGNTRYYFSGQTLAVITASRGNIDAESLVTRELGYLASLPRLGLELDVRAFEERIRGFVRQVSYSLPAGSSLLNTKALDYVNSEDFTIQGVEYQLGWRPWRDAKLVLGQAFTDVRSRDPGSAKAAPQSATTLMLTQRLSGGIDLSLMHQNSSTVTPQGAGIASARAMMRTDLRLGIPMRWGRQKGEVALVVQNLGLPFMEFDNLFRFERRAFVTLRIEN
- a CDS encoding ABC transporter substrate-binding protein, which codes for MGRHLLHLVLWLSWLLSGSAGAATSLLIVSSERSAAYVETAESLIVELERGGIARNEVHQITVNELTDWGDRSPRLIVTLGFEASLALAMSDIRTPILSALLPRSSFERILRSSSRKVSSQFSAIYLDQPLSRQLELIRQALPSARRLGVLWGPDSQTQAPSLRALTQSAGFQLTESVVAPEEPLFPALKRVLDEADVLLAFADPVVFNGNTVQNILLASFRARVPLVAFSPAYVRAGAVLALYVTPNQIGQQVASLARGVLLQGKSLPIAPIYAQNFTVAVNEHVAHSLGLNITPDGLTGQLRKRELAP